The genomic segment GGTGCGTAAGGCGCGACTGCAGGATGCCTCGAATGTGTACGACCTGGTGAACTCGCTCTCGGGCGACGGCACGCTGCTGAAGCGCACCTTCGCAGAGATATGCGAAAACATTCGCGACTTCACCGTCGCAGAATCGGACGGCGGCGTGTTTCTCGGCTGCGGCGCGCTTCATCTCTATGGCCCGCATCTGTGCGAAGTGCGCTCGATTGTAGTGAAGCCTGAAGCGAAAGGCCAGGGTGCCGGCGGCCGCATTCTGAGCGCATTGATTGAAGAGGCGGAGGAGCACGGCATCCAGTCCGTGTGCCTGTTCACGCGCATTCCCGACTTCTTCTTCAAATACGGCTTTCGCGTCGTGGAAGACAAGGCCGACCTACCCGACAAGATCTTCAAGGATTGCCAGAGCTGCCCCCGCCTACACCGCTGCGACGAAGTATCGATGGTGCGCGGCAGGCTGCCGCGTATCTCGATTCTGGGACCCCGTAAGGAAGCGCAGGAGCTAGTGCGGCTGTTGGGCTAGGAGCAGCAGTGTTAACCGTGCTAGACAGCTTTAAGCTTTGAAGCGCCGATCGCCGCTTGACCATAGCTAAGACCGCCGTCACCGGGGCTCACGCGACGGTGCGCGAATACCTCGAAGCCTTGCGATTCCAGCTCCCTTCTCAACGAGCGAGCGAGGCGGCGATTGTGCATCACGCCGCCGCTCATCGCAACCGTAGCGACACCGTTCGCTGCGCGTGCCGCAACTGCTGCGCGCAAGAAGGCATCTGCGACACCTGCGTGGAAGCGCGCGCCGATCTGAGCCGGGGTGACTCCGCTGCGCAGATCGACGACCAGTTCCTTCCACAGCACTGACGGGTTGATACGCATCGGCTCACGCTTGGCCCAGTCACCCTGAACGAGAGTGAGTTCGTATCCCGCGGCGTCGTTCGGTTCGTCGACCGCAACGCCTTCGAGTTCAATAGCTGCCTGCGCTTCGTAGTCAACTCTCCGGCGGTTCAATACAACAGCGGCCACTGCATCGAACAGGCGGCCAAGACTGGATGTGAGCGGCGCGTTGATGCCACGCTCGATCATGCGCGAGAGTAAACGTGTCTCCTGCCCGGATGCGCCGACGAGCTTTCCCGCTTCTTCTTCCGAAAATCCGGCAGCGAGCAGATGCGCGAACGCCATCCTCCACGGTTCGCGCACCGCAGCATCGCCACCCGGCAATGCAACGTAATCAAGATGGGCGAAGCGTTCGAAGCTGTCGTGGTTCGCGATGAGTACTTCCCCGCCCCAGATCCGGCCGTCTGTGCCGTACCCTGTGCCATCAAGAGAGAGGCCAATCACGGGGCCCTGAATGGCGTGCTCAGCCATGCAGGCCGCTATGTGCGCATGATGATGCTGCACGGCAATGGTGGGAATATTGTGCTCCGCGGCCCATTGCTTCGCCCAGGTGGTTGAGAGATAACCCGGGTGAAGATCGTGCACAACAGCTTGCGGCTCGATCTCGAACGTGTGCATCAGATGCGCGAGCGATTCAGTGAAGAAGTCGAGCCCGGTAAGGTTTTCGAGATCGCCGAGGTGCTGGCTCTGGTAGGCATAGCGGCCGCGCGCAAGAGTGAAGACGCTTTTGAGATGACCGCCGACTGCAAGCAGCGGGGGTGAATCAAAGGGCAATTCAATGCCGAGGGGAACGTATCCGCGAGCTCTGCGAATCAATTGGGGCGCGCCATCGACGATCGCAGTAACAGTGTCGTCACAACGCTGCAGTATTTCGCGATTGTGCATCAGGAAGGCGTCAGCAATGTTGCCAAGGCGCTGCCGGGCCTCCGCGTTATCAATGGCTATTGGCTCCTCCGAGAGATTGGCGCTGGTCATGACGAGCGCGCGAACGCGCGTGTCGGCAAAGAGCAGATGCTGCAGTGGCGCATAGGGCAGATAGACGCCGAGCCACGGAATACCCGGCGCGACAGACGGTGCAAAGCCGCTTCCGGCGCGGACGCGGGCGATCACGATGGGGCGGGCCGACGTCTGCAGCAGCGCGGACTCTTCGTCGTTGATCAGGCAGAGAGAGCGCGCCGCTTCCATGTCACGCACCATCACTGCCAAGGGCTTGCCATAGCGATGCTTGCGCTCGCGCAAACGCGTCACAGCTTCTTCGCTGGTTGCATCCACCGCGAGGTGAAAGCCGCCGATGCCTTTGATGCCCATGATGCGGCCTGCCAGCAATTCTTCGATGCACTGCGCGATTGGGTCATCGGAAGCAATCTTCTCGCCCCGCGGCGATTCCAGCCACACGCGAGGGCCGCAGTCCCAGCAGGCGTTAGGCTGCGCATGAAACCGGCGATTGAGCGGATCGTCATATTCGGCCCGGCACGCTGCGCACATTGGGAATGCGGCCATCGACGTCTGTGGCCGATCGTAGGGAATGCGACGCGTGATGGTGAAGCGCGGTCCGCAGTTGGTGCAGTTCAGAAACGGATAGCGATAGCGTCGGTCCTGCGGATCGAGCAATTCCCGCAGGCAATCCGCGCAGGTGGCCGCGTCCGCGGGAATACCGGTGCTGACCTTGCCCAGCACCTGACTGTGCACGATGGTGAATGCGGTCTCACCGACGGGGGTGAGTTCACTCACCTGCACGGAATCGATGCGCGAGATGGGCGGAGCGTCAGAGGTTAGTCGATGCAGAAAGTCTTCGACAGCATGTTCGGCACCTTCGATTTCAATCGTCACGCCATCAGTGTCATTGCCGATGTGCCCGCCAAGGGCGTTTTGCATCGCGAGGCGATAAACAAAGGGACGGAAGCCGACGCCCTGCACCACTCCGCGCACCAGCACTGATTTCCGAATTCGGTGTTGTGCGGAGGAAGGGTCCACAGTGGGCTCGCTCTTGATGGTCAGGCTCAGCATACCGCACGCGCGGTTGTATGGCACATCCTCTTTATTTTCGAAGACTTCAAGGTGAATGGCATCACTACGCGAAATGTGCTATGAGCAACCAAAAGATAGAAAACACCATATAACTCAACAGCAGTCAGGCCGCGCCGTGCGTCTGCACTGCGGCAAAATCAGCGGGCGGGGCGCCCGCGATAGCTATCGCAACAAGATCAGGAAGGACGAGTCAGGAGAGTAGATCTATGAAGAAACAAGTTATGGTTTTGAGCGCGGTGCTGGGCGTTGCGAGCCTGGGTTGGGCATCCGACAAGACGCCCAAGGAAGCGGCCACCGACCGTCTGGATAATGCTGCCGCTGTGCTGCACGCCGTTATGGATGCGCCCGACAAGGGCGTTCCGCAGGAAGTGATGGATCATGCGAAGTGCGTGGCCGTGGTTCCCCACATGGTGAAAGGCGGCTTCGTGTTCGGCGCAGAAGGCGGCCGCGGCGTAGCCACCTGCCGCACCGCAAACGGCTGGAGCGCACCGGCGTTCTTCTCGATTGAAGGCGGAAGCTGGGGCCTTCAGATCGGAGTGGAAGGCATTGACCTGGTCATGATATTCCAGAACGACAAGGGCATGCAGCATCTGCTCGAAAGCAAGTTCAAGGTGGGCGGCGATGCCTCGGCAGCCGCCGGCCCGGTCGGACGTCATGCCTCGGCCAATACCGACTGGAAGATGG from the Occallatibacter riparius genome contains:
- a CDS encoding GNAT family N-acetyltransferase, which gives rise to MLVRKARLQDASNVYDLVNSLSGDGTLLKRTFAEICENIRDFTVAESDGGVFLGCGALHLYGPHLCEVRSIVVKPEAKGQGAGGRILSALIEEAEEHGIQSVCLFTRIPDFFFKYGFRVVEDKADLPDKIFKDCQSCPRLHRCDEVSMVRGRLPRISILGPRKEAQELVRLLG
- the hypF gene encoding carbamoyltransferase HypF — translated: MPYNRACGMLSLTIKSEPTVDPSSAQHRIRKSVLVRGVVQGVGFRPFVYRLAMQNALGGHIGNDTDGVTIEIEGAEHAVEDFLHRLTSDAPPISRIDSVQVSELTPVGETAFTIVHSQVLGKVSTGIPADAATCADCLRELLDPQDRRYRYPFLNCTNCGPRFTITRRIPYDRPQTSMAAFPMCAACRAEYDDPLNRRFHAQPNACWDCGPRVWLESPRGEKIASDDPIAQCIEELLAGRIMGIKGIGGFHLAVDATSEEAVTRLRERKHRYGKPLAVMVRDMEAARSLCLINDEESALLQTSARPIVIARVRAGSGFAPSVAPGIPWLGVYLPYAPLQHLLFADTRVRALVMTSANLSEEPIAIDNAEARQRLGNIADAFLMHNREILQRCDDTVTAIVDGAPQLIRRARGYVPLGIELPFDSPPLLAVGGHLKSVFTLARGRYAYQSQHLGDLENLTGLDFFTESLAHLMHTFEIEPQAVVHDLHPGYLSTTWAKQWAAEHNIPTIAVQHHHAHIAACMAEHAIQGPVIGLSLDGTGYGTDGRIWGGEVLIANHDSFERFAHLDYVALPGGDAAVREPWRMAFAHLLAAGFSEEEAGKLVGASGQETRLLSRMIERGINAPLTSSLGRLFDAVAAVVLNRRRVDYEAQAAIELEGVAVDEPNDAAGYELTLVQGDWAKREPMRINPSVLWKELVVDLRSGVTPAQIGARFHAGVADAFLRAAVAARAANGVATVAMSGGVMHNRRLARSLRRELESQGFEVFAHRRVSPGDGGLSYGQAAIGASKLKAV
- a CDS encoding lipid-binding SYLF domain-containing protein, translated to MKKQVMVLSAVLGVASLGWASDKTPKEAATDRLDNAAAVLHAVMDAPDKGVPQEVMDHAKCVAVVPHMVKGGFVFGAEGGRGVATCRTANGWSAPAFFSIEGGSWGLQIGVEGIDLVMIFQNDKGMQHLLESKFKVGGDASAAAGPVGRHASANTDWKMDAEILTYSRAKGAFAGLTLNGAAVHEDKDSMAAVYGPDVNERSVLTGKVPPPASSHAFLAAVRGAKAEASAAHD